The Candidatus Eisenbacteria bacterium genome has a segment encoding these proteins:
- a CDS encoding glycosyltransferase family 39 protein: MNRAPGTSLSSRSFSKASLVGWTAIGLFALVLTWLSLFHHTVGDYGAESDFYGGYAEGARGIQQGVWDARRYVVVGPGYEVALAMVGGVARDFFTGAKLISVAAATGAAAFWFALLTRLIGPVAGLWVVAFVLINPTFLRYGTAASTDMLAVFLQAVCLFTALGARGRQAPLLSGALAGAAVLTRYSSLYLVPILVVAQLWRRDEPGSWVRRAMASAAGFLLVVAPWAAFSVGQGVIPGEGLVRGYAFYANDHGDWNVQDDVSDFGNASATIPSLRSVIGRDPKAFVWNRLRQVSVHLRGDARDLLGWPAAIAALLGLALLWRHRLERRLLPLAIAGVLCFVSLLAAFHSTRYSLPMVLFYASAAAGLSALRLAGSAGAARWSVAGIGIAAIGLTLVTAVKSQLALLREAPREVIAAGQTLQRVAASGSTVIARKGHIGYYSGHPVAPFPRVHSLRELADYARRQRAEYIYFSWFETQMRPELAYLLDPTAAIPGLTVIHSSDEKPAILYRIGPDFGRAPDWIANEFQRSVHLARAIERVQREGTPASHLAVLAIDALLGKEWTVALHHSSRVTETDPSHALAWAVRGEALRRLSRAEEARVAFVRAIELDPSDPAAKIGLGRIELASGNPVEAMHLWRAAARAAEDVRTLDEISRLLGAVADSSGVRSIRSEIQRIEREPRLEKDRPTAGIPPAHQRQAPLVARVRRMGPL, encoded by the coding sequence ATGAATCGCGCCCCCGGCACCTCGCTCTCATCTCGCTCATTCTCCAAGGCCTCGCTCGTCGGATGGACGGCGATCGGCCTGTTCGCCCTCGTTCTCACCTGGCTCTCCTTGTTCCACCACACCGTCGGGGACTACGGGGCTGAAAGCGACTTCTACGGCGGCTACGCCGAAGGCGCGCGGGGCATTCAGCAGGGCGTTTGGGATGCCCGGCGTTACGTCGTCGTGGGCCCCGGCTACGAGGTCGCTCTCGCGATGGTCGGCGGCGTGGCGCGGGACTTCTTCACCGGCGCCAAGCTGATCTCGGTCGCGGCCGCGACCGGGGCCGCGGCGTTCTGGTTCGCGCTGCTGACTCGCCTGATCGGGCCGGTTGCGGGCCTCTGGGTCGTGGCGTTCGTGCTGATCAACCCCACGTTCCTCCGATACGGCACCGCCGCATCGACCGACATGCTCGCGGTCTTCCTTCAGGCCGTTTGTCTCTTCACGGCGCTGGGGGCCCGCGGGCGGCAGGCGCCGCTCCTCTCCGGCGCCCTGGCCGGCGCGGCCGTGCTCACGCGCTACAGCAGTCTCTATCTCGTCCCCATCTTGGTGGTCGCCCAACTCTGGCGGCGTGACGAGCCAGGATCCTGGGTGAGACGAGCGATGGCCTCCGCAGCGGGATTCCTGCTCGTCGTCGCGCCATGGGCAGCTTTCTCCGTCGGGCAGGGAGTGATCCCGGGCGAAGGGCTGGTACGCGGGTACGCCTTCTATGCAAATGATCACGGCGACTGGAACGTGCAGGACGACGTGAGTGATTTCGGAAATGCGTCGGCGACGATCCCCAGCTTGAGGTCCGTGATCGGGAGAGACCCGAAGGCCTTCGTGTGGAATCGACTGCGGCAGGTTTCCGTCCACCTGCGCGGCGACGCGCGAGACCTGCTTGGCTGGCCGGCCGCGATCGCCGCCCTGCTCGGCCTCGCTCTGCTGTGGCGTCATCGTCTCGAGCGAAGGCTGCTTCCTCTGGCGATCGCGGGCGTCCTCTGCTTCGTTTCGTTGCTGGCGGCGTTTCACAGCACACGCTACTCGCTGCCCATGGTGCTCTTCTACGCGAGCGCCGCTGCAGGTCTCTCTGCGCTCAGGCTTGCGGGCAGCGCAGGAGCGGCGCGGTGGTCGGTCGCCGGAATCGGGATCGCGGCCATTGGACTCACGCTCGTCACCGCCGTGAAATCCCAGCTCGCGCTGCTCCGGGAAGCCCCGCGCGAGGTGATCGCGGCTGGACAGACGCTTCAGCGAGTCGCGGCGTCAGGCTCCACCGTGATCGCACGCAAGGGGCACATCGGCTATTACTCCGGCCATCCCGTCGCGCCGTTCCCCCGCGTGCACAGCCTGCGCGAGCTCGCCGACTACGCGCGGCGCCAGCGCGCGGAGTACATCTACTTCTCGTGGTTCGAGACTCAGATGCGGCCCGAGCTGGCCTATCTCCTCGACCCGACGGCCGCGATTCCCGGACTGACGGTGATCCATTCCAGCGACGAGAAGCCGGCGATCCTCTACCGCATCGGACCCGATTTCGGCCGCGCGCCCGACTGGATCGCCAACGAGTTCCAGAGATCCGTTCACCTGGCGCGCGCGATCGAGCGTGTGCAGCGCGAGGGGACACCGGCGTCTCATCTCGCCGTGCTCGCGATCGACGCTCTGCTGGGAAAGGAATGGACCGTCGCGCTCCACCACTCGAGCCGTGTCACCGAGACCGATCCAAGCCACGCGCTGGCGTGGGCGGTCCGGGGTGAAGCGCTGAGACGCCTTTCGCGCGCCGAAGAAGCCCGGGTTGCCTTCGTGCGCGCGATCGAGCTCGACCCGTCGGACCCCGCGGCCAAGATCGGACTCGGACGGATCGAGCTGGCTTCGGGCAATCCGGTCGAGGCCATGCACCTGTGGCGCGCAGCCGCCCGTGCGGCGGAGGACGTACGGACTCTGGACGAAATCTCGCGGCTGCTCGGCGCCGTGGCCGACTCTTCGGGTGTTCGCAGCATTCGGAGCGAGATCCAGCGGATCGAGCGCGAGCCCCGGCTCGAGAAGGACCGGCCAACGGCTGGTATCCCGCCGGCGCACCAGCGCCAGGCCCCGCTCGTGGCCCGCGTGAGGCGCATGGGACCGCTGTAG
- the mutM gene encoding bifunctional DNA-formamidopyrimidine glycosylase/DNA-(apurinic or apyrimidinic site) lyase: MPELPEVETVRRNLEATILRRTITSARLSGKKLRDPISRQLPRRIQGRRIESVHRHGKFLLIHLDHDLTLISHLGMSGRWLFFERATSSLPHVHVVVTFRDGSELWFQDPRRFGLIRLTPTSRLSRDPALMDLGPDPVATPLRGDWLFERSRGARAPIKSYLLDQKRIAGIGNIYASEILHRAGVSPRRQAGSLTAREWDAVAAETSRVLGEAIDRMGTTFSMYRTLWNEPGTYGDQLLVYDRAGEPCRRCGGVIRRIVQGQRSTFYCPRCQSVRRRRPALSIARGQSGA, from the coding sequence ATGCCCGAGTTGCCAGAAGTGGAGACCGTTCGACGCAACCTGGAAGCCACGATCCTCAGGCGGACGATCACGAGCGCGCGTCTATCTGGAAAGAAGCTGCGCGATCCCATCTCCAGGCAACTCCCCCGCCGCATCCAGGGACGGCGGATTGAATCGGTCCACCGCCATGGGAAGTTCCTGCTGATCCACCTGGACCATGACCTGACGCTGATCTCGCACCTCGGGATGAGCGGCCGCTGGCTGTTCTTCGAGAGGGCCACGAGCTCGCTGCCTCATGTCCACGTGGTCGTCACCTTTCGGGATGGCTCCGAGCTGTGGTTCCAGGATCCGCGCCGCTTCGGATTGATTCGGCTGACTCCGACCTCGCGCTTGTCGCGGGACCCGGCTCTGATGGATCTGGGTCCGGACCCGGTGGCCACTCCGCTGCGCGGCGACTGGCTGTTCGAGCGGTCTCGCGGCGCGCGCGCTCCGATCAAGAGCTACCTGCTCGACCAGAAGCGCATCGCCGGGATCGGCAACATCTACGCGAGCGAGATCCTTCATCGAGCCGGCGTGAGCCCGCGCCGCCAGGCCGGCTCTTTGACTGCTCGCGAGTGGGACGCGGTCGCGGCCGAGACCTCGCGTGTTCTGGGCGAGGCCATCGACCGTATGGGGACGACGTTCAGCATGTACCGCACGCTGTGGAACGAACCGGGCACGTACGGAGACCAATTGCTCGTCTACGACCGGGCCGGCGAGCCCTGCCGCCGATGCGGCGGCGTCATCCGGCGCATCGTGCAGGGACAGCGCTCCACCTTCTATTGTCCCCGCTGCCAGAGCGTTCGCCGTCGTCGTCCCGCTTTATCCATTGCCCGCGGCCAGTCCGGCGCTTAA